Proteins from a genomic interval of Streptomyces sp. NBC_00820:
- a CDS encoding non-ribosomal peptide synthetase, translated as MTTSVEGVHPLSPLQQGLLYHSIVDPDTSFYVDQIVQRLDGHLDADVLEQAWQQVVDRHTILRTSFHWEEIDEPAQVVHAQGVAKIERHDWRDTGAADAGAGAVDERLESFLRDDRGRGFRLDRLPLLRLHLVRVAESRHVFVLRYHHILLDAWSALMLLEEAFAAYDRLVRGERQPLPKVRPYHDYVTWLRRQDLSRAEGFWRTELAGFRPAPLALAIPEECREPGSQDRENPEVSRVLPRATADALRRLARDHRLTLSTVLQTAWGLVLSRYTGRRDVVFGMTMTHRPADLDGIEDTLGLFINTLPLRVRVDPDRPFSEACADTRAAQTRVRGHLESALAEVQRWSDAEPDEPLFESIMTILNVPRIDTLGNRSGELAVQRGEYRYHTNYPLAVLVVPDEEITLRIGYDRARFGAAEIDRMLGHLATVLESVAADFVRPPSGISLLTGEERQAIETWGRGPFAPLPEICLHQLFEEQVRRTPDAPALAHGPETLTYRQLDGRANQLARFLRERGVGVESRVGLCLDRSVDLVVAILAVLKAGAAFVPLDPAYPLDRLDFMSRDAGLSLLLTDARTQQHLSALDVPCLQPADEREKIDAHDTAPVTGDVRPGNLAYVIYTSGSTGQPKGALVTHDGVVNSCLAQRDVFGVGPHDRVLQWASPSFDASVFEVFLALGAGAVLCLAAQEDLMPGPALVELLTRERVTWLVMAPSALAALPAGAAGQLPALRGIVLGGESVSAELMARWVPGRRVFNVYGHTETSIWATVQECAADGRRPSVGRPVRGVRLHLLDSGGQPVPVGLPGELCLGGVAVGRGYLDRPGLTAERFPADPFSSRAGSRLYRSGDLLRWRPDGRLDFVGRADGQTKLRGLRIETGEVESALREHPTVKDAAVQVRTGAADGDQLLVAYLVLAPGDAHEPADWRGFLGGKLPDYMVPNAFVTLPHLPLTANGKLDHAALPAPERTVPAEARTEPATPLEGRLADLWARALGLESVATHEDFFFLGGNSIKATLLASRIRQEWQVDFSVRAVMENPTVAGCAAALDEILREETR; from the coding sequence ATGACCACGAGCGTCGAAGGGGTCCACCCCCTCTCCCCGCTCCAACAGGGCCTGCTCTACCACTCCATCGTCGACCCCGACACGTCCTTCTACGTCGACCAGATCGTCCAGCGCCTCGACGGACACCTCGACGCGGACGTGCTGGAGCAGGCATGGCAGCAGGTCGTGGACCGGCACACCATTCTGCGGACCTCCTTCCACTGGGAGGAGATCGACGAGCCCGCACAGGTCGTCCACGCCCAGGGCGTCGCGAAGATCGAGCGGCACGACTGGCGCGACACCGGCGCCGCCGACGCCGGGGCGGGTGCGGTCGACGAGCGGCTGGAGAGTTTCCTGCGCGACGACCGGGGCCGGGGCTTCCGCCTCGACCGCCTGCCGCTGCTGCGGCTGCACCTCGTCCGCGTGGCCGAGAGCCGGCACGTCTTCGTCCTGCGCTACCACCACATCCTGCTCGACGCCTGGTCGGCCCTGATGCTGCTGGAGGAGGCGTTCGCCGCTTACGACCGCCTGGTGCGCGGGGAGCGGCAGCCCCTGCCGAAGGTGCGGCCGTACCACGACTACGTCACCTGGCTGCGCCGCCAGGACCTGAGCCGGGCCGAGGGGTTCTGGCGCACGGAACTCGCCGGCTTTCGGCCGGCACCGCTCGCCCTGGCCATCCCGGAGGAGTGCCGGGAGCCCGGGAGCCAGGACCGGGAGAACCCGGAGGTGTCGCGTGTGCTGCCGCGCGCCACCGCGGACGCCCTGCGGCGGCTGGCACGCGACCACCGGCTCACGCTCAGCACCGTGTTGCAGACCGCCTGGGGCCTGGTCCTGAGCCGGTACACGGGCCGGCGGGACGTCGTGTTCGGGATGACGATGACGCACCGCCCGGCCGACCTCGACGGGATCGAGGACACCCTCGGGCTGTTCATCAACACGCTTCCGCTGCGGGTCCGCGTCGATCCCGACCGCCCGTTCTCCGAAGCGTGCGCCGATACGCGGGCCGCGCAGACACGCGTACGGGGCCACCTGGAGAGCGCCCTGGCCGAAGTCCAGCGGTGGAGCGACGCGGAACCGGACGAGCCTCTCTTCGAGAGCATCATGACGATCCTCAACGTGCCGAGGATCGACACCCTGGGCAACCGCTCCGGGGAACTCGCCGTCCAGCGCGGGGAGTACCGGTACCACACCAACTATCCGCTGGCCGTCCTCGTCGTCCCGGACGAGGAGATCACGCTGCGCATCGGCTACGACCGGGCCCGCTTCGGCGCGGCCGAGATCGACCGCATGCTCGGCCATCTCGCCACCGTCCTGGAGAGCGTCGCCGCCGACTTCGTCCGTCCGCCGAGCGGTATCTCCCTGCTGACCGGCGAGGAGCGTCAGGCGATCGAGACATGGGGGCGCGGGCCCTTTGCGCCGCTTCCGGAGATCTGCCTCCACCAGCTGTTCGAGGAGCAGGTGCGACGGACACCGGACGCCCCGGCCCTCGCCCACGGCCCCGAGACCCTGACCTACCGGCAACTCGACGGACGCGCCAATCAGCTGGCCCGCTTCCTGCGGGAGCGCGGCGTCGGGGTGGAGTCGCGCGTCGGACTCTGCCTGGACCGGTCCGTGGACCTGGTCGTCGCGATCCTCGCCGTGCTGAAGGCGGGCGCCGCGTTCGTACCCCTGGACCCCGCCTATCCGCTGGACCGGCTGGACTTCATGAGCCGGGACGCAGGACTCTCCCTGCTCCTCACGGATGCCAGGACCCAGCAGCATCTCTCGGCCCTGGACGTACCCTGCCTCCAGCCGGCGGACGAGCGCGAGAAGATCGATGCCCACGACACGGCCCCCGTCACCGGCGACGTCCGGCCCGGCAACCTCGCGTACGTCATCTACACGTCGGGTTCGACCGGGCAGCCCAAAGGTGCCCTCGTCACCCACGACGGGGTGGTGAACAGCTGCCTCGCCCAGCGGGACGTGTTCGGCGTCGGACCGCACGACCGGGTACTGCAATGGGCGTCTCCGAGCTTCGACGCCTCCGTGTTCGAGGTCTTCCTCGCCCTGGGCGCGGGCGCGGTCCTGTGCCTCGCCGCGCAGGAGGACCTCATGCCCGGCCCGGCGCTGGTCGAGCTGCTGACGCGCGAGCGCGTCACCTGGCTGGTCATGGCCCCCTCCGCGCTGGCGGCGTTGCCGGCAGGGGCGGCCGGCCAACTGCCCGCGCTGCGCGGCATCGTCCTCGGCGGCGAGTCGGTGTCCGCGGAGCTGATGGCACGCTGGGTACCCGGACGCCGCGTCTTCAACGTCTACGGCCACACGGAGACCAGCATCTGGGCCACGGTGCAGGAGTGCGCCGCGGACGGACGCCGCCCCTCCGTCGGCCGGCCCGTGCGCGGCGTGCGACTCCACCTGCTCGACAGCGGCGGACAGCCCGTCCCGGTCGGTCTTCCCGGTGAGCTGTGCCTCGGCGGCGTCGCCGTCGGCCGCGGTTATCTCGACCGGCCCGGTCTGACCGCTGAACGCTTCCCGGCCGACCCCTTCTCCTCACGCGCCGGCTCCCGCCTCTACCGCAGCGGCGACCTGCTGCGCTGGCGCCCCGACGGCCGCCTGGACTTCGTCGGCCGGGCCGACGGACAGACCAAGCTGCGGGGCCTGCGCATCGAGACGGGCGAGGTGGAAAGCGCGCTACGGGAACACCCCACGGTCAAGGACGCGGCGGTGCAGGTCCGGACAGGCGCGGCGGACGGCGATCAGCTACTGGTGGCCTACCTCGTACTGGCACCCGGGGACGCGCACGAGCCGGCGGACTGGCGAGGCTTCCTCGGGGGCAAGCTGCCGGACTACATGGTGCCCAACGCCTTCGTCACGCTGCCCCACCTGCCCCTGACCGCCAACGGGAAGCTGGACCACGCCGCCCTGCCGGCGCCCGAGCGCACGGTCCCCGCCGAGGCGAGGACCGAACCCGCCACCCCACTGGAGGGGCGGCTCGCCGACCTGTGGGCACGGGCACTGGGCCTGGAGAGCGTCGCCACACACGAGGACTTCTTCTTCCTCGGCGGCAACTCCATCAAGGCCACCCTCCTCGCGTCGCGGATCCGCCAGGAGTGGCAGGTCGACTTCTCCGTCCGCGCGGTGATGGAGAACCCGACGGTCGCCGGTTGCGCGGCCGCCCTCGACGAGATCCTGCGGGAGGAAACCCGATGA
- a CDS encoding thioesterase II family protein gives MSTPADASALFPFGLPDPDASVRVFCLPYAGGGAGLYRPWVAHAATAARFVPVQLPGRENRMAEEPEKDFDALAERLARGIAPWTGERYALFGHSMGGLLAHEVTHRLLESTGRPAELLVVSACAAPDVERPDWSIHDLPRDEFVDRLRKLDGTPREVFEDEDLIELCLPRIRADFSVLASYQYRPRAPLPVPVTALAGTRDPQVPTWAVAEWKRHTSGAFDLHSLDDDHFFLNRHQRTIADHITNALRPTSF, from the coding sequence ATGAGCACACCGGCCGACGCCAGCGCACTGTTCCCCTTCGGTCTCCCGGACCCCGACGCTTCCGTGCGGGTCTTCTGCCTGCCGTACGCGGGCGGCGGCGCCGGCCTCTACCGGCCCTGGGTGGCGCACGCCGCCACGGCCGCGCGGTTCGTGCCCGTGCAGCTGCCCGGCCGGGAGAACAGGATGGCGGAGGAACCCGAGAAGGACTTCGACGCCCTCGCCGAGCGCCTGGCCCGCGGGATCGCTCCTTGGACGGGCGAACGGTACGCCCTCTTCGGGCACAGCATGGGCGGCCTGCTCGCCCACGAAGTCACCCACCGGCTGCTCGAGTCGACCGGCCGGCCGGCCGAACTGCTCGTCGTCTCGGCGTGTGCCGCGCCCGATGTGGAGCGGCCCGACTGGAGCATCCACGACCTGCCCCGCGACGAGTTCGTCGACCGGCTGCGCAAGCTCGACGGCACCCCGCGCGAGGTGTTCGAGGACGAGGACCTCATCGAGCTGTGCCTGCCGCGCATACGGGCCGACTTCTCCGTCCTGGCGAGCTACCAGTACCGTCCCCGCGCACCGCTGCCCGTGCCGGTGACGGCCCTCGCAGGGACCCGCGACCCCCAGGTCCCCACCTGGGCAGTGGCCGAGTGGAAGCGGCACACCAGCGGCGCCTTCGACCTCCACTCGCTGGATGACGACCACTTCTTCCTGAACCGGCACCAGCGGACCATCGCCGATCACATCACCAACGCCCTGCGTCCGACGTCCTTCTGA
- a CDS encoding MbtH family protein, with the protein MTRPWGEPDGSYMVLANDEAQYSLWPANAAIPEGWKAAHPPSDRQTCLTHVEEQWTDLRPKSLTNTMKRSTA; encoded by the coding sequence ATGACCCGACCGTGGGGCGAGCCCGACGGCTCGTACATGGTGCTGGCCAACGACGAGGCGCAGTACTCGTTGTGGCCCGCGAACGCGGCGATACCCGAAGGGTGGAAGGCCGCGCATCCCCCGAGCGACCGGCAGACCTGCCTGACCCATGTGGAAGAGCAGTGGACCGACCTGCGTCCCAAGAGCCTGACGAACACGATGAAGAGGAGTACGGCGTGA
- a CDS encoding SAM-dependent methyltransferase yields the protein MNKSGATMAEVYNHALAAWSISAAWEVGFFDAIREHGSLDAVAFSADRGLDAGSVRELVRALSSADIVSRDGDTVRPGPNFAEADRSKSLFHWMTRGCGELFDTLPDLMRKDNRSGSFYRRDAAAISVACREINAEWWDPVFLPVVETLDFQHVADLGCGSGERLIRLTGARPGVRGLGIDLADGAIEVSTKAVAEAGLSDRISIVQGDATALEPRPEYAGVDLLTSFMMGHDFWPRAEAVASLRRIREVFPDLKHFLLADATRTTAYPDSEMPIFSMAFEFAHAVMGDYLPTLDEWGPVFEEAGWRLVEQYPISVPAESVMFHLTPA from the coding sequence GTGAACAAGAGCGGCGCGACGATGGCCGAGGTGTACAACCACGCACTCGCGGCATGGTCGATCAGTGCGGCGTGGGAGGTCGGCTTCTTCGACGCGATACGTGAACACGGCAGCCTGGACGCCGTGGCCTTCTCCGCCGACCGGGGACTCGACGCGGGGTCGGTCCGCGAACTGGTGCGGGCGCTGTCCTCCGCGGACATCGTCAGCCGGGACGGTGACACCGTCCGGCCGGGCCCGAACTTCGCCGAGGCGGACCGCTCCAAGTCACTGTTCCACTGGATGACCCGAGGCTGCGGCGAGCTGTTCGACACCCTCCCGGACCTGATGCGCAAGGACAACCGCAGCGGCTCCTTCTACCGGCGTGACGCCGCGGCGATCAGCGTCGCCTGCCGCGAGATCAATGCCGAGTGGTGGGACCCGGTCTTCCTGCCGGTCGTCGAGACGCTGGACTTCCAGCACGTCGCCGACCTGGGTTGCGGAAGCGGTGAGCGGCTCATACGCCTCACCGGGGCCCGGCCGGGCGTACGGGGTCTGGGCATCGACCTCGCCGACGGGGCGATCGAGGTCTCCACCAAGGCGGTGGCCGAGGCCGGCCTGTCGGACCGCATCAGCATCGTCCAGGGCGACGCCACGGCACTCGAACCGCGGCCCGAGTACGCGGGGGTGGACCTGCTCACGTCGTTCATGATGGGCCACGACTTCTGGCCCCGTGCCGAGGCGGTCGCGTCGCTGCGCCGCATCCGGGAGGTGTTCCCCGACCTGAAGCACTTCCTGCTCGCGGACGCCACACGTACCACCGCTTACCCGGATTCGGAGATGCCCATCTTCAGCATGGCCTTCGAGTTCGCCCACGCCGTGATGGGTGACTACCTGCCCACGCTGGACGAGTGGGGCCCGGTCTTCGAGGAGGCCGGCTGGCGCCTCGTGGAGCAGTACCCGATCAGCGTTCCGGCGGAGAGCGTGATGTTCCACCTCACCCCCGCGTGA
- a CDS encoding metallophosphoesterase, translating into MTDTSNTRPADREAEAPRQSRLHRLMRYIPLIAPVLLWAVPCWVLLYTGQHWPLPVTLAGTALFVLGLIGMPLAMMRGHGRRQQDRAAIVGDTLLGAGWVLFTWSVLLGVLLRLALTVAGVGDGQGRARIVTWAVLGVAAALLAWGYAEARRVPRVRLLDVELPRLGAGLDGTRVALITDTHYGPLDRARWSERVCETVNTLEADLVCHTGDIADGTAERRRAQAAPLGTVRATRARVYVTGNHEYYSEAQGWVDLMDELGWEPLRNRHLLLERGGDTLVVAGVDDVTAESSGLAGHRAHLAGALDGADPDLPVLLLAHQPKFVDRAAAAGIDLQLSGHTHGGQIWPFHHLVRIDQPAVAGLSRHGTRTLLYTSRGTGFWGPPFRVFAPSEITLLVLRSPQQPTAT; encoded by the coding sequence GTGACCGACACCAGCAACACCCGACCCGCGGACAGGGAGGCGGAAGCACCGCGGCAGAGCCGCCTGCACCGCCTGATGCGCTACATCCCCCTGATCGCCCCCGTCCTGCTGTGGGCGGTGCCCTGCTGGGTGCTGCTGTACACCGGCCAGCACTGGCCGCTGCCCGTCACGCTCGCCGGCACCGCCCTGTTCGTCCTCGGCCTGATCGGTATGCCGCTCGCGATGATGCGCGGCCACGGCCGGCGTCAGCAGGACCGGGCGGCGATCGTCGGTGACACCCTGCTGGGCGCCGGCTGGGTCCTGTTCACCTGGTCCGTCCTGCTCGGAGTGCTGCTGCGGCTCGCCCTGACCGTGGCCGGCGTCGGTGACGGTCAGGGCCGGGCCCGCATCGTCACTTGGGCCGTCCTCGGCGTGGCCGCCGCACTGCTGGCCTGGGGGTACGCCGAGGCTCGTCGCGTGCCACGCGTGCGCCTACTCGACGTGGAACTCCCGCGACTGGGTGCCGGGTTGGACGGCACCCGCGTGGCCCTCATCACCGACACCCACTACGGCCCCCTCGACCGCGCCCGCTGGTCGGAACGGGTCTGCGAGACGGTGAACACCCTGGAGGCCGACCTGGTCTGCCACACCGGCGACATCGCCGACGGCACGGCCGAACGCCGCCGCGCCCAGGCCGCCCCACTCGGCACCGTGCGGGCCACCCGGGCCCGTGTCTACGTCACCGGCAACCACGAGTATTACAGCGAGGCCCAGGGCTGGGTCGACCTGATGGACGAGCTGGGCTGGGAGCCGCTGCGCAACCGCCATCTGCTCCTCGAACGCGGAGGCGACACCCTCGTGGTCGCCGGCGTGGACGACGTCACCGCCGAGTCCTCCGGCCTGGCCGGCCACCGCGCCCACCTTGCCGGAGCCCTGGACGGAGCCGACCCCGACCTGCCCGTCCTGCTCCTGGCACACCAGCCCAAGTTCGTCGACCGCGCGGCAGCCGCCGGCATCGACCTCCAACTCTCCGGCCACACCCACGGCGGCCAGATCTGGCCCTTCCACCACCTGGTCCGCATCGACCAGCCCGCCGTCGCCGGCCTCAGCCGCCACGGCACCCGTACCCTCCTCTACACCAGCCGCGGCACCGGCTTCTGGGGCCCGCCGTTCCGCGTCTTCGCCCCCAGCGAGATCACCCTGCTCGTGCTCCGCTCCCCACAGCAGCCCACCGCGACGTAG
- a CDS encoding Dyp-type peroxidase, which translates to MSGPRQVALELEDIQRGVLSPRPTPYAATYLVFRVDDREGGRELMRRASSVVTSAADSVSPLGDTWVSVAVTCHGLEALGVPRASLDTFAWEFRQGMAARAKALSDVGESSPENWEAPLGTPDVHVVVAAVAPDAPRLEAVLDRAAYDRLRGVTAIWRQDCHALPTETEHFGYRDGVSHPAVEGSGIAGSNQLEVPLKAGEFVLGYRDEIGGVQTPQPEVLGRNGSYAVFRKLHQDVAAFRRYLRDNSTGCEDEELLAAKIMGRWRSGAPLALSPQHDDPALGADPHRRNTFLYERDDPAGFITPGGCHIRRANPRDASVAGEVRLHRMIRRGAVYGPPLPEEVLEDDGADRGLMFAFIGAHLGRQFEFVQSEWMNDGVFFGAGNAKDPVTGSHNGVTGFTVPRRPVRRRLTPLPRFVVTRGGEYCFLPGLSALRWLGDLQD; encoded by the coding sequence GTGAGCGGACCTAGGCAAGTCGCGTTGGAACTCGAAGATATTCAGCGCGGGGTTCTCAGCCCCCGGCCGACCCCTTACGCGGCGACGTACCTTGTGTTCCGCGTCGATGACCGAGAGGGCGGGCGGGAGTTGATGCGGCGCGCGAGTTCGGTGGTGACCTCTGCCGCCGACTCGGTCAGCCCCCTGGGGGATACCTGGGTCAGTGTCGCGGTCACCTGCCACGGCCTGGAGGCGCTGGGTGTGCCGCGCGCATCACTGGACACGTTCGCCTGGGAGTTCAGGCAGGGGATGGCCGCCCGGGCCAAAGCGCTGAGCGATGTCGGCGAGAGCAGCCCTGAGAACTGGGAAGCCCCACTGGGCACGCCGGATGTCCACGTGGTGGTCGCGGCGGTCGCGCCCGACGCCCCGCGGTTGGAGGCGGTCCTCGACCGGGCCGCGTACGACCGCCTTCGCGGTGTGACCGCGATCTGGCGGCAGGACTGCCACGCGCTGCCCACCGAGACCGAGCATTTCGGATATCGCGACGGCGTCAGCCATCCGGCCGTCGAAGGAAGCGGCATCGCCGGGTCGAACCAGCTTGAGGTGCCGTTGAAGGCCGGGGAGTTCGTGCTCGGCTACCGGGACGAGATCGGCGGTGTCCAGACCCCGCAGCCAGAGGTGCTGGGACGCAACGGCAGCTATGCGGTCTTCCGTAAGCTCCACCAGGATGTCGCCGCGTTCCGCCGCTATCTGCGGGACAACTCCACTGGTTGCGAGGACGAGGAACTGCTCGCTGCCAAGATCATGGGACGCTGGCGCAGCGGTGCTCCCCTGGCGCTCAGTCCGCAGCACGACGACCCCGCTCTCGGTGCGGACCCGCACCGCCGCAACACCTTCCTGTACGAGCGAGACGACCCCGCGGGATTCATCACGCCCGGCGGCTGCCACATCCGCCGGGCCAACCCCCGCGACGCCTCGGTGGCGGGAGAGGTGCGACTGCACCGCATGATCAGGCGAGGCGCCGTCTACGGTCCGCCGCTGCCCGAGGAAGTCCTGGAGGACGACGGGGCCGACCGCGGCCTGATGTTCGCGTTCATCGGAGCCCACCTCGGGCGACAGTTCGAGTTCGTCCAGTCGGAATGGATGAACGACGGCGTCTTCTTCGGCGCAGGCAACGCCAAAGACCCCGTCACCGGATCCCACAACGGCGTCACCGGCTTCACCGTTCCCCGGCGGCCGGTGCGACGGCGCCTTACCCCGCTGCCGCGGTTCGTCGTCACCCGCGGCGGCGAGTACTGCTTCCTGCCGGGCTTGAGCGCCCTGCGCTGGCTCGGCGATCTCCAGGACTGA
- a CDS encoding TetR-like C-terminal domain-containing protein, giving the protein MRASLAPSCRRLLSQCGPQARQPHGPAPGVTTSKLQRSAPCGRGRFASPTAAQRPGPARDVGGDRLRHGVTTCGSLDGGRENPVPDTGTLGGDLRALLTQAVGLIERAEVGRVTRTGVSRAANDDEVVRANEEFWVLRFTGAAAIVSRAVGQGELPSDTDPYELIEDLTTLTYLRLLTTDRPVDDRLIDHSVELARCRQCIRAVSASGRGDGGHRGGRKDVRL; this is encoded by the coding sequence ATGCGCGCATCGCTCGCCCCGTCCTGTCGGCGGCTCCTCTCCCAGTGTGGGCCGCAGGCCCGGCAGCCGCACGGGCCGGCCCCCGGCGTCACCACGTCAAAGCTTCAACGCTCCGCACCATGTGGTCGAGGCCGGTTCGCCTCACCGACAGCCGCGCAGCGGCCTGGTCCGGCCCGGGATGTCGGCGGCGATCGGCTCCGCCATGGGGTGACGACGTGCGGCTCCCTCGACGGGGGGAGAGAGAACCCGGTACCTGACACGGGCACGCTGGGGGGGGACCTGCGCGCACTCCTCACCCAGGCCGTCGGGCTTATCGAACGGGCCGAGGTCGGGCGGGTCACCCGCACCGGGGTGTCTCGCGCGGCGAACGACGACGAAGTGGTGCGAGCCAACGAGGAGTTCTGGGTGCTTCGGTTCACCGGCGCCGCCGCGATCGTGAGCCGGGCCGTCGGGCAGGGTGAACTCCCCTCGGACACCGACCCGTACGAGCTGATCGAGGATCTCACCACCCTCACGTACCTCCGGCTCCTCACCACCGACCGCCCTGTCGACGACCGGCTCATCGACCACTCCGTGGAGCTCGCACGGTGCCGACAGTGCATCCGCGCCGTGTCCGCGTCCGGGCGCGGGGACGGCGGACACCGAGGCGGGCGGAAAGACGTTCGACTCTGA
- a CDS encoding zinc-binding alcohol dehydrogenase family protein, protein MRAWVVTRPGPVEEGPLRLVERPAPVPGEGELLVRVRACGVCRTDLHVTEGDLPEHRPEVTPGHEVVGEVTGTGPGVEGWAPGDRVGVAWLRSTDGTCRFCLRGDENLCPGSRYTGWDADGGYAEYTTVPAPFAYRLPPDVDEVALAPLLCAGIIGYRALLRTSLPPGGRLGLYGFGGSAHLCAQVALAQGATVHVLTRGDAARRLALGLGCASAVGIHDRPPEPLDAAILFAPAGDLVPVALRGLDRGGVLAIAGIHLSDIPVLRYEEELFYEKELRSVTSNTRRDGCDFLDIAARHGIRATTHPYPLSEALRALQDLKAGRFDGAAVLVDDL, encoded by the coding sequence ATGCGCGCATGGGTGGTGACCCGGCCGGGGCCGGTCGAGGAAGGTCCGCTGCGGCTCGTGGAGCGGCCCGCCCCGGTGCCGGGGGAGGGGGAGCTGCTGGTGCGTGTGCGGGCGTGCGGGGTGTGCCGCACGGATCTGCACGTCACCGAGGGCGACCTGCCCGAGCATCGGCCGGAGGTGACGCCCGGCCACGAAGTCGTCGGCGAGGTCACCGGCACGGGACCCGGTGTGGAGGGATGGGCGCCAGGCGACCGCGTGGGAGTGGCGTGGCTGCGAAGCACCGACGGCACCTGCCGCTTCTGCCTGCGCGGCGACGAGAACCTCTGTCCCGGCTCCCGGTACACCGGCTGGGACGCCGACGGCGGCTACGCCGAGTACACGACCGTTCCCGCGCCCTTCGCCTACCGCCTGCCGCCGGACGTCGACGAGGTCGCCCTCGCGCCGTTGCTGTGCGCGGGCATCATCGGCTACCGGGCCCTGCTGCGGACCTCACTCCCGCCCGGCGGCCGCCTCGGGCTGTACGGGTTCGGGGGCAGCGCCCACCTGTGTGCGCAGGTCGCCCTGGCGCAGGGGGCGACCGTGCACGTCCTGACCCGGGGCGACGCCGCCAGGCGACTGGCGCTCGGCCTCGGCTGCGCCTCGGCCGTCGGCATCCACGACAGACCACCTGAGCCGCTGGACGCGGCGATCCTGTTCGCACCGGCGGGCGATCTCGTGCCGGTAGCACTGCGGGGCCTCGATCGCGGCGGGGTGCTCGCCATCGCGGGCATCCATCTCAGCGACATCCCCGTCCTGCGCTACGAGGAGGAGCTGTTCTACGAGAAGGAGCTGCGCAGCGTCACCTCCAACACCCGCCGCGACGGATGCGACTTCCTCGACATCGCCGCCCGTCACGGGATTCGGGCCACCACGCACCCCTACCCGCTCTCCGAAGCGTTGCGGGCGCTCCAGGACCTGAAGGCCGGCCGCTTCGACGGCGCGGCGGTCCTGGTCGACGACCTCTGA
- a CDS encoding MFS transporter, with protein MTTETARPALDDRRWKALGVCLTAGFISLLDVSIVNVALPSMERGLGASEATQSWVVSGYALAFGLALAPAGRLGDLRGRRQALLFGLGVFTAASVACGLAPGPTWLVVFRLIQGAAAGVVAPQTSGLIQQMFQGAERARAFGFHGSVVAVSTAVGPLVGGLLIQAFGTGDGWRWVFFVNAPIGVAALVAGHRLLPRLPVPGDRQEKFDPFGVLLLGTGVLALLLPLVQEQQWQGRAKWALLPVGALLLGAFWMWERIQGSRGKAPLVDLGLFSLRSFTLGTLISLTFFAGLTTIFFVLSLFLQNSLGYSALAAGMTILPFAAASAVGAALGGRMVTRYGRSLVVIGLSGVVLGLLGVVLAVRLVPGEGVGWAMAVPLVIGGLGSGLTVSPNTTLTLTLVPVRRAGAAGGVMQTGQRIGSAVGIAVVGSVYFAHLSNHGRATTALQLGLLTATAIILVALVLAVADLRERRAHVGHDDLTATPWQGVGESGAGEKAARGV; from the coding sequence ATGACCACAGAAACAGCCCGTCCCGCTCTCGACGACCGGCGGTGGAAAGCGCTCGGGGTCTGTCTGACCGCGGGCTTCATCTCGCTGCTCGACGTCTCGATCGTGAACGTGGCCCTCCCTTCCATGGAGCGCGGGCTCGGTGCCTCCGAAGCCACTCAGTCCTGGGTGGTGTCCGGGTACGCCCTCGCCTTCGGGCTCGCGCTGGCGCCGGCGGGGCGACTGGGTGACCTGCGGGGGCGCCGCCAGGCGCTGTTGTTCGGCCTCGGCGTGTTCACGGCCGCGTCGGTGGCGTGCGGTCTCGCCCCCGGCCCCACCTGGCTGGTGGTGTTCCGGCTGATCCAGGGGGCGGCCGCCGGTGTGGTCGCACCACAGACCTCGGGGCTGATCCAGCAGATGTTCCAGGGCGCCGAACGGGCCCGGGCCTTCGGTTTCCACGGCAGCGTCGTCGCGGTGTCCACCGCGGTGGGCCCGCTCGTGGGCGGACTGCTGATCCAGGCGTTCGGCACGGGCGACGGCTGGCGCTGGGTGTTCTTCGTCAACGCGCCCATCGGGGTGGCCGCCCTCGTCGCGGGCCACCGGCTGCTGCCCCGCCTCCCGGTGCCGGGCGACAGACAGGAGAAGTTCGATCCGTTCGGCGTACTGCTGCTCGGCACGGGCGTGCTCGCGCTGCTGCTCCCCCTGGTCCAGGAACAGCAGTGGCAGGGGCGGGCGAAGTGGGCGCTGCTCCCGGTGGGCGCACTGCTGCTGGGAGCCTTCTGGATGTGGGAGAGGATCCAGGGCAGCCGGGGCAAGGCGCCGCTGGTAGACCTCGGTCTCTTCTCCCTGCGCTCCTTCACGCTCGGCACCCTGATCAGCCTCACGTTCTTCGCGGGGCTCACCACCATCTTCTTCGTCCTGTCGCTGTTCCTGCAGAACTCCCTGGGATACAGCGCCCTCGCCGCCGGCATGACCATCCTGCCGTTCGCGGCGGCCTCGGCGGTCGGCGCGGCCCTCGGGGGACGGATGGTGACGCGTTACGGCCGCAGCCTGGTCGTCATCGGCCTGAGCGGGGTGGTCCTCGGGCTGCTCGGCGTCGTGCTGGCCGTGCGGCTGGTGCCCGGCGAGGGCGTGGGCTGGGCCATGGCGGTGCCGCTGGTCATCGGCGGGCTCGGGTCCGGACTCACGGTCTCGCCCAACACGACCCTCACCCTCACGCTCGTGCCGGTACGACGGGCCGGTGCGGCCGGCGGGGTGATGCAGACCGGCCAGCGCATCGGCTCGGCCGTGGGCATCGCCGTGGTCGGCTCCGTGTATTTCGCGCACCTCTCCAACCACGGCCGTGCCACGACGGCCCTTCAGCTCGGGCTCCTCACCGCCACGGCCATCATCCTCGTCGCCCTCGTCCTGGCCGTGGCCGATCTGCGGGAGCGCCGGGCGCATGTGGGCCACGACGACCTGACGGCGACGCCGTGGCAGGGCGTGGGGGAGAGCGGGGCCGGCGAGAAGGCGGCCCGCGGGGTCTGA